One genomic window of Saccopteryx bilineata isolate mSacBil1 chromosome 4, mSacBil1_pri_phased_curated, whole genome shotgun sequence includes the following:
- the GPR176 gene encoding G-protein coupled receptor 176 isoform X1 produces the protein MGHNDSWSYQNASEARNASGAEAGVANRSALGESGQAQVYRQFTTTVQVVIFIGSLLGNFMVLWSTCCTTVFKSVTNRFIKNLACSGICASLVCVPFDIILSTSPHCCWWIYTMLFCKVVKFLHKVFCSVTILSFPAIALDRERCRTHVIVLHVPLVIHGHVVFASYPPQLERCPPACPCQTPPQCHPLLTFLRYYSVLYPLERKISDAKSRELVMYIWAHAVVASIPVFAVTNVADIYATSTCTEVWSNSLGHLVYVLIYNITTVIVPVAVVFLFLILIRRALSASQKKKVIIAALRTPQNTISIPYASQREAELHATLLSMVMVFILCSVPYATLVVYQTVLNVPDTSVFLLLTAIWLPKVSLLANPVLFLTVNKSVRKCLVGTLVQLHHRYSSRNVVSIGSGLVDASLEPSVRSGSQLLEMFHVGQQQIFKPMEDEEESEAMYAGAAELQANKGLSTCLEGGQQLLFAAPVPPPGTVDSVSQVAPAAPVEPETLPDKYSLQFGYGPFELPPQWLSETRNSKKRLLPPLGNTPEELIQTKVPKVSRVERKMSRNNKVSVFPKVDS, from the exons GAAACTTCATGGTGTTATGGTCAACTTGCTGCACAACCGTGTTCAAATCTGTCACCAACAGGTTCATTAAAAACCTGGCCTGCTCGGGGATTTGTGCCAGCCTGGTCTGCGTTCCCTTTGACATCATTCTCAGCACCAGTCCTCACTGTTGCTGGTGGATCTACACCATGCTCTTCTGCAAGGTTGTCAAATTTTTGCACAAAGTCTTCTGCTCTGTGACTATCCTCAGCTTCCCTGCCATTGCCTTGGACAG AGAGAGATGTAGAACACATGTCATCGTGCTCCATGTACCTCTGGTCATCCACGGTCATGTTGTGTTTGCATCGTATCCCCCTCAGCTGGAACGCTGTCCTCCCGCTTGTCCCTGCCAGACTCCACCACAGTGCCATCCTCTCTTGACATTTCTCAG GTACTACTCAGTTCTCTATCCACTGGAGAGAAAAATATCTGATGCCAAGTCCCGTGAGCTAGTGATGTACATCTGGGCCCATGCAGTGGTGGCCAGCATTCCAGTGTTTGCAGTGACCAATGTGGCCGACATCTATGCCACGTCTACCTGCACTGAAGTGTGGAGCAACTCCTTGGGCCACCTGGTATACGTCCTGATATATAACATCACCACGGTCATTGTGCCTGTGGCTGTGGTCTTCCTCTTCTTGATACTGATTCGACGGGCCCTGAGTGCCAGCCAGAAGAAGAAGGTCATCATAGCAGCGCTACGGACCCCACAGAACACCATCTCTATCCCTTATGCCTCCCAGCGGGAGGCTGAGCTGCACGCCACTCTGCTCTCAATGGTGATGGTTTTCATCTTATGTAGTGTGCCCTACGCTACCCTGGTCGTCTACCAGACTGTGCTCAACGTTCCTGACACTTCTGTCTTCTTGCTGCTCACTGCCATTTGGCTGCCCAAAGTTTCTCTGCTAGCGAACCCTGTGCTCTTTCTTACTGTGAACAAATCTGTCCGCAAGTGCTTGGTAGGGACCTTGGTACAGCTACACCACCGGTACAGTAGCCGTAATGTGGTGAGTATAGGGAGCGGGCTGGTCGATGCCAGCCTGGAGCCCAGCGTGCGCTCAGGCAGCCAGCTCCTGGAGATGTTCCACGTCGGGCAGCAGCAGATCTTTAAGCCCATGGAGGATGAGGAAGAGAGTGAAGCCATGTACGCTGGTGCTGCTGAACTCCAGGCCAACAAGGGACTTAGCACCTGCCTGGAGGGAGGGCAGCAGCTGCTGTTTGCAGCCCCTGTGCCACCCCCAGGCACCGTGGACTCCGTATCCCAGGTGGCACCAGCAGCCCCTGTGGAACCTGAGACACTCCCTGACAAGTATTCCCTGCAGTTTGGTTATGGTCCTTTTGAGTTGCCTCCCCAGTGGCTCTCAGAAACCCGAAACAGCAAGAAGCGGCTACTTCCCCCCTTGGGTAACACCCCGGAAGAGCTAATTCAGACAAAGGTGCCCAAGGTTAGCAGGGTGGAGCGGAAGATGAGCAGAAACAATAAAGTGAGCGTTTTCCCAAAGGTGGATTCCTAG